The proteins below come from a single Papaver somniferum cultivar HN1 chromosome 11, ASM357369v1, whole genome shotgun sequence genomic window:
- the LOC113321046 gene encoding uncharacterized protein LOC113321046, producing the protein MSDYRSPFDTLANGALHWFNKEWKIVSFDLAKENVYLLQPPPFVRSTSFYGDCLRLQVLGGCLCFVHEKRDECLDIWFLRKTGESSSSDVNEQDNYDLLSWIKEFSIPIGESGAEPCALTNSGEVLMRYKGCLFCYNPQTASLEKLMDNEFGYVFPHVNSFVSLEALGERGSKFRKKV; encoded by the coding sequence ATGTCTGATTATCGATCCCCCTTTGATACGTTGGCAAACGGAGCACTTCACTGGTTTAACAAGGAATGGAAGATTGTGTCCTTTGATTTGGCTAAGGAGAACGTATACTTGCTCCAACCACCACCTTTTGTCCGTTCAACAAGTTTTTACGGAGACTGTCTTCGACTTCAGGTATTGGGAGGATGCTTGTGTTTTGTTCATGAAAAGAGAGATGAATGTTTAGACATATGGTTCTTAAGAAAGACAGGGGAAAGCAGTAGTTCTGATGTGAATGAGCAGGACAATTACGACTTATTGAGCTGGATTAAGGAGTTCAGCATACCAATAGGTGAAAGTGGAGCAGAGCCTTGTGCCCTTACGAATAGTGGTGAAGTTCTAATGCGCTACAAGGGTTGCCTCTTCTGTTATAATCCACAAACTGCATCCTTGGAAAAGCTTATGGATAACGAGTTCGGTTATGTATTTCCACACGTCAACAGCTTTGTTTCGTTGGAAGCTCTTGGAGAAAGGGGGTCTAAATTCAGAAAAAAGGTATGA